A genomic stretch from Oreochromis aureus strain Israel breed Guangdong linkage group 17, ZZ_aureus, whole genome shotgun sequence includes:
- the cdkn1d gene encoding cyclin-dependent kinase inhibitor 1D isoform X1 gives MAATAKIFDLLLRAEREKRNTGARGERRGNRFGKRAARNFTISQKYQRDMAMASKSIAEPAMESDSELSRLGGIEAWKLKAGPVRKNLFGPVDHQQLQQDFQRLFCMSVEVANKRWNFDFQSDVPLEDSNIQWEALRCQDVPAFYRSCTVRPLARSGAEKTRERRRTSSLSGEGSPESSASSVSGDEYLEVTTRGCYRIQRTGKRRQAAITDFFKVKKRRLLHNKASSRQ, from the exons ATGGCGGCCACTGCCAAAATATTTGACCTACTTCTGCGCGCCGAGAGGGAGAAGCGAAACACAGGGGCGCGGGGAGAGCGAAGAGGTAACAGGTTTGGAAAGAGAGCCGCGAGGAATTTCACAATTTCGCAAAAATATCAGAG GGACATGGCAATGGCCTCTAAATCAATAGCGGAACCAGCTATGGAGTCCGACTCAGAGCTTTCGCGCCTGGGAGGCATCGAGGCCTGGAAGTTGAAGGCGGGGCCGGTGCGGAAGAACCTCTTCGGGCCCGTGGAtcaccagcagctgcagcaggacTTCCAGCGACTGTTCTGCATGAGCGTGGAGGTGGCCAACAAGCGCTGGAACTTTGACTTCCAGAGCGACGTGCCGTTAGAGGACTCCAACATCCAATGGGAGGCGCTCAGGTGTCAGGATGTGCCGGCGTTTTACCGCAGCTGCACGGTGCGGCCACTGGCGAGGTCTGGAGCTGAGAAGACAAGGGAGAGGCGGCGGACGTCGTCTTTGTCGGGCGAGGGTTCGCCTGAGTCGAGCGCCTCGTCTGTTTCTGGGGACGAGTACCTAGAAGTAACCACTAGGGGGTGCTACCGGATCCAGCGAACGGGGAAACGCAGACAGGCTGCGATCACAG ATTTCTTCAAGGTAAAGAAGAGGAGGCTCCTGCATAACAAGGCTTCCTCTCGGCAGTAG
- the cdkn1d gene encoding cyclin-dependent kinase inhibitor 1D isoform X2 produces the protein MAMASKSIAEPAMESDSELSRLGGIEAWKLKAGPVRKNLFGPVDHQQLQQDFQRLFCMSVEVANKRWNFDFQSDVPLEDSNIQWEALRCQDVPAFYRSCTVRPLARSGAEKTRERRRTSSLSGEGSPESSASSVSGDEYLEVTTRGCYRIQRTGKRRQAAITDFFKVKKRRLLHNKASSRQ, from the exons ATGGCAATGGCCTCTAAATCAATAGCGGAACCAGCTATGGAGTCCGACTCAGAGCTTTCGCGCCTGGGAGGCATCGAGGCCTGGAAGTTGAAGGCGGGGCCGGTGCGGAAGAACCTCTTCGGGCCCGTGGAtcaccagcagctgcagcaggacTTCCAGCGACTGTTCTGCATGAGCGTGGAGGTGGCCAACAAGCGCTGGAACTTTGACTTCCAGAGCGACGTGCCGTTAGAGGACTCCAACATCCAATGGGAGGCGCTCAGGTGTCAGGATGTGCCGGCGTTTTACCGCAGCTGCACGGTGCGGCCACTGGCGAGGTCTGGAGCTGAGAAGACAAGGGAGAGGCGGCGGACGTCGTCTTTGTCGGGCGAGGGTTCGCCTGAGTCGAGCGCCTCGTCTGTTTCTGGGGACGAGTACCTAGAAGTAACCACTAGGGGGTGCTACCGGATCCAGCGAACGGGGAAACGCAGACAGGCTGCGATCACAG ATTTCTTCAAGGTAAAGAAGAGGAGGCTCCTGCATAACAAGGCTTCCTCTCGGCAGTAG